One Lycium barbarum isolate Lr01 chromosome 5, ASM1917538v2, whole genome shotgun sequence genomic window carries:
- the LOC132642279 gene encoding uncharacterized protein LOC132642279 has product MGRAFQDSCSFSQGPLSHHSSPTGKKKSAPKTDEEVKLWTTIDATVLQWIYSTISNDLLNTIIEPDATAMDAWVRLRDIFQDHQNSRAVTLEQEFTTTRMEDFPNASAYCQRLKSLADQLKNVGAPVTNSRLVLQLVWGLTEAYKGVGTKIRHAKPLPPFTEARSSLVLEERELAAMVFHGSGSAMLVAVDDAALHSENTSSHRGKNKNSHRHNSGNGRRGGFGRGSGSGKHSSGGRGGSGRSSGGAQPAGSSSQQWHAGQLGHWQWVLQPRWAAAPPPCPYPTTSWARPPTGPPRQQGILGPPPSQQ; this is encoded by the coding sequence ATGGGTCGAGCTTTTCAAGATTCATGCTCGTTCTCACAAGGTCCTTTATCACATCATTCCTCCCCCACAGGTAAGAAGAAGTCGGCTCCCAAAACTGATGAGGAAGTCAAATTATGGACGACCATTGACGCCACCGTGCTTCAATGGATATATTCGACAATTTCGAATGATCTGCTAAACACCATCATCGAACCAGACGCTACTGCCATGGACGCTTGGGTTCGCTTGCGTGATATATTCCAAGATCATCAAAACTCTCGTGCGGTGACTCTCGAACAAGAATTCACGACGACTCGTATGGAGGATTTTCCCAATGCCTCCGCCTATTGTCAACGTCTAAAGAGCCTTGCGGATCAACTGAAAAACGTCGGGGCTCCCGTGACGAATAGCCGCCTTGTCCTTCAACTGGTTTGGGGTCTCACTGAAGCGTACAAAGGGGTTGGGACAAAAATTCGCCATGCTAAGCCTCTCCCCCCATTCACAGAGGCTCGGTCTTCCCTTGTTTTGGAAGAACGTGAACTTGCAGCCATGGTGTTTCACGGGTCTGGTTCGGCTATGCTAGTCGCGGTCGACGACGCTGCCCTTCACTCTGAAAACACAAGCTCACACCGAGGGAAAAACAAAAATTCCCACCGCCACAATTCTGGGAATGGCCGTAGAGGTGGTTTTGGTCGAGGCTCAGGCAGCGGTAAACACTCCTCCGGCGGACGCGGTGGTTCAGGCCGTAGCAGCGGTGGTGCACAGCCAGCGGGCTCCTCTTCGCAGCAGTGGCATGCCGGACAACTTGGTCACTGGCAGTGGGTACTGCAACCTCGATGGGCTGCTGCTCCTCCCCCATGTCCGTACCCGACCACTTCTTGGGCTCGTCCCCCAACTGGCCCACCACGGCAGCAGGGTATATTAGGCCCTCCTCCATCCCAGCAGTAG